From Gemmatimonadota bacterium, a single genomic window includes:
- a CDS encoding GNAT family N-acetyltransferase: MTSDLYIEPVPVEAREQFRAMAEAYWRDLMPDAQVCKSRESRDSFFEETFTWAGGNRHPHWALIGRQPIGFVSFEIESTTAYVHDFYIAVEYRRKGYGSKMVGWMFEYFDKKGIRQLDLNVRRDNPMALSFWEAQGFGIAGYRLRMYRDPEIGTPYEGVLSSDFVEG, translated from the coding sequence ATGACAAGCGATCTTTACATTGAACCCGTACCCGTTGAAGCGCGTGAGCAATTCCGCGCTATGGCCGAGGCTTATTGGCGAGATTTAATGCCCGATGCACAAGTGTGTAAGTCGCGGGAATCGCGCGATTCTTTTTTTGAAGAGACGTTTACCTGGGCTGGCGGCAATCGACATCCTCACTGGGCACTTATTGGGAGACAGCCGATTGGGTTTGTCTCTTTTGAAATTGAAAGTACGACCGCTTATGTACACGACTTTTATATCGCTGTGGAATACCGGCGCAAGGGGTATGGATCAAAAATGGTGGGCTGGATGTTTGAATACTTCGATAAGAAGGGCATTCGGCAATTGGATCTCAATGTGCGCCGAGATAATCCGATGGCCCTGTCTTTTTGGGAAGCTCAAGGATTTGGTATCGCGGGATATCGCCTGCGAATGTACCGCGATCCAGAAATTGGTACGCCTTATGAAGGTGTATTATCTTCCGATTTTGTGGAGGGGTGA
- a CDS encoding toxin-antitoxin system HicB family antitoxin, with the protein MRKPSTYPLRLPASLKEAVAELSKKDGTSINQFVVTAVAEKVSAMRTAEFFAARAAEADIETARCIIRRVGGQPPEPNDRLP; encoded by the coding sequence ATGAGAAAACCGAGCACCTATCCATTGCGGCTGCCCGCTTCTCTAAAGGAGGCTGTCGCCGAACTCAGCAAGAAAGATGGCACGAGCATCAATCAGTTCGTGGTGACAGCAGTAGCGGAAAAGGTATCCGCTATGAGAACCGCTGAATTCTTCGCTGCACGCGCCGCCGAGGCCGATATTGAGACGGCACGGTGCATTATTCGGCGGGTCGGAGGCCAACCGCCGGAACCCAATGACCGCTTGCCGTGA
- a CDS encoding putative toxin-antitoxin system toxin component, PIN family — translation MRYVLDTDVIVAGLRSPTGASAALIDRALCRAFTLLLSVALTLEYEAVCCDQTQRIASGLSEADVGTVISALCQVAEPVVMWFLWRPQLRDPADEMVLEAAINGNADGLVTFNRRHFGDAPERFGIAVLSPQEALRRISE, via the coding sequence ATGCGTTACGTACTGGACACTGACGTTATCGTCGCCGGGCTGCGTAGCCCAACTGGTGCCTCAGCAGCACTGATTGATCGGGCCTTGTGCCGGGCGTTCACGTTGCTTCTTTCTGTGGCACTGACACTCGAATATGAGGCGGTGTGCTGTGATCAGACGCAACGAATCGCTTCGGGTCTTAGCGAAGCAGACGTGGGAACGGTCATCTCCGCGCTTTGCCAGGTTGCGGAGCCTGTTGTAATGTGGTTTCTGTGGCGTCCTCAGTTGCGCGATCCGGCCGATGAGATGGTACTCGAGGCCGCCATCAACGGCAACGCCGACGGATTGGTTACTTTCAACCGGCGGCATTTCGGCGATGCCCCCGAACGCTTTGGAATCGCGGTGTTGTCACCCCAAGAGGCATTGAGGAGGATATCTGAATGA
- a CDS encoding FAD-binding oxidoreductase yields MNNFSNIAVIGAGIVGASIAFHLARRGAKVTLIDAGEPGKRSAVQPATAVSFAWMNARDKNPRYYHLFNRRSLDMWARFVERLGIPQSATWGGELRWASTDDGAREIVKRAGVLQSWGYPIRLLNGGEVASLEPRLTPGVVTAASYTDIEGHADTGAVVGACVERLEEWGADIFLGTHVTGLARSGADIEAVVTDRGEIACDAVVLAGGADTASLAAMADVDVPVYYTFGCTILTEPVPPVFENASVVHSPRDCPPQTNFRQLPNGSVMLHGGAHGRVYDGGSLGQDDREVQQVVDAVARFLPAIEGVPVREVRRGRRPIPKDGHPILGFAQRVPNLYLSVTHSGVTLAPLIGECAAIEILDGARIDFLRRYRLERSP; encoded by the coding sequence ATGAACAATTTTTCAAATATCGCTGTGATTGGCGCGGGTATCGTAGGGGCATCAATCGCATTTCACCTGGCGAGACGCGGTGCAAAGGTCACGCTGATTGACGCGGGCGAACCCGGGAAAAGATCAGCAGTTCAACCGGCAACTGCTGTATCTTTTGCATGGATGAATGCACGTGACAAAAACCCCAGATATTATCATCTTTTCAACCGGCGTTCGCTGGATATGTGGGCGCGATTTGTCGAGCGACTGGGCATACCGCAAAGCGCGACATGGGGCGGTGAATTGCGGTGGGCATCTACGGATGATGGGGCGCGGGAAATTGTGAAGCGTGCGGGCGTTTTGCAGTCTTGGGGATATCCCATCCGTCTGTTGAATGGGGGGGAGGTTGCATCATTAGAGCCGCGTTTGACGCCGGGCGTTGTGACGGCAGCTTCTTATACGGATATAGAAGGACACGCAGATACAGGGGCTGTTGTTGGGGCATGTGTCGAACGGTTGGAGGAATGGGGCGCGGATATTTTTTTGGGGACACACGTCACAGGGCTGGCGCGTTCGGGGGCAGATATAGAGGCTGTGGTGACGGACAGGGGAGAGATTGCGTGTGATGCAGTTGTGCTTGCAGGGGGAGCAGATACGGCAAGTCTCGCGGCAATGGCAGATGTTGATGTGCCTGTGTATTACACGTTTGGATGTACGATTTTGACAGAGCCTGTGCCACCTGTTTTTGAAAACGCATCGGTGGTGCATTCGCCCCGAGATTGTCCTCCGCAGACCAATTTCAGGCAGTTGCCCAACGGTTCGGTGATGCTTCACGGCGGGGCGCACGGTCGCGTGTACGATGGTGGTTCGCTCGGGCAGGATGATCGAGAAGTGCAGCAGGTGGTCGATGCCGTGGCGCGTTTTTTGCCTGCAATTGAAGGCGTGCCCGTGCGCGAGGTCCGGCGCGGGCGACGGCCAATTCCAAAGGACGGACACCCGATTCTCGGATTTGCTCAACGGGTTCCAAATCTCTATTTGTCTGTGACACACAGCGGGGTTACGCTCGCACCTTTAATTGGCGAATGCGCGGCGATTGAGATTTTGGATGGTGCTCGAATAGATTTTTTGAGGCGATATCGCCTCGAGCGGTCGCCGTGA